In Oncorhynchus tshawytscha isolate Ot180627B linkage group LG08, Otsh_v2.0, whole genome shotgun sequence, the genomic window caaggattgaaaaggatttgccagtagattgtcaacgtgAATCATGATAGTGACTGCCTGTGTagtttgctagctaagattttgaaagtatgatgttgacatgatcacttcaatcaaagctatggtagatataatgtgatttgacgtaattttatctgtggccaatgactttCTGCCTTCTTGgttgggcacttctaatgtaaattaGAATTGTAAAAAAGGCAGCAACCAAGGGGTCTTGAACTTTCAAGCTCTCTCTGTAGATTTTGCAGTGAGggagtgtccccatgagtgacagaacactgagccaataaTGGCGTaactagagaagattaccaacccctacgctttGTGTTCctcgctggctgcccctccaccacagaaagcaatgagctaggctgaaacacctgcattttggagcagCCTTACTCAACAAAGCGAAAAAGAGACGTTGGCTGCATTTCAAACTGAAAATAGACAGCCCTCAGAACTAAACCCTCAACCCTTGAATTACGTTTTACATCGTCAAATCTGAGTGTACCTTAAATGTCCCTTGCCCAAGCAAGGGAGAGTGATGATCAAAGAGGCAACGTCCTTGGTGGACAGTGAGCTGAGAGGGTAAATATAACTTTCTTGGAgcccatgtttgtatgcagctttattaactcaataaaagggtttacattgtttgcaaactgaaatGTGACAAGTATTAATGAAGAAATAacatggttgagagaatgtcaagagtgtgcaaaactgtcatcaaggcaaagggtgactactttgagtaatctcaaatataaaacatattatgatttgtttaacacttttttggttacaccatgattccatatgtgttatttcctagttttgatgtcctcactattattctacaatgtagaaaatagtaaaacattaagaaaaacctttgagtgagtaggtgtgtccaaacttttgtctggtactgtatatacagtaattACTTTTTGGGCTAAACAGCTggagctcaaaacaggtggggctttTCCCTGAATGACGGGGCGCCGctgctctgtagcaggttttacACTTGTAGTCAAAGTATTTTGTGGCCACAATttcaaaactgttttttttttttgtgattcaTGATGAAAACACTGTTTCCACAGGTCTCCTATATGTAGATTTGCATTCATTATCTGTCCCATGTTTGTATTTTCAAATATGATGTAAGTGTTTTATTTTCTGCTTTGAAACAACCCTCCTCATTTCAAGGCAGACATCCCAGATGATATTATGTTCTTCGCATTGTGTTTGGGTACGTTTGGTTTGGGACtgataaacaaaaataaattctCCCTCATAGCCTACCGCCCAGTTTTAATATTACAGAGAGCATTTTATAGCCTGGTTCTCTGCGGAACCGTTGATTGTATGTACCCTCATAAGGCTAAAGAACAATGTGTAGACAGCACAATGTTGAGAAAAGTACAGAACTGTATCGGAGTGTCGCTGTCCATTGTGTTGAAACGCTCGTGTTTGTTTTGTAAAGCCcgtagctgtcacgccctggtcttagtattttgtgtttatatatttatttggtcaggccagggtgtgacatggggttatgttgtgttgtggtattgggggttttagtaggtattgggattgtggctgagtaggggtgtctagcatagtctatggctgcctgaggttctcaatcagagtcaggtgattctcgttgtctctgattgggaaccatatttaggtagcctgggtttcactgtgtgtttgtgggtgattgttcctgtctttgtgtttgcaccagatagggctgttttggttttcattatttcatttcgttagttttgtagtttctgtatgtataggttttcctgcATTAatatatatcatgaatcatcatcacgctgcattttggtccgatccttgttctacctcttcgtcagaggaggagatagaagagagccgttacagtaGCGTCTATTATTTTTGATTGACAGTAGGCCTATCACTTACAGTTGAAcacagatgtttacatacacttaggttggagtcattaaaactcgtttttcaaccactccgcaaatttcttgataataacaaactatagttttggcatgtcagttaggatatctacattgtgcatgacacaagtcatttttacaacaattgtttacagacagataatttcacttataattcactgtatcacaattccagtgggtcagaagtttacatacactaagttgactgtgcctttaaacagcttggaaaattccagcaattgacgtcatggctttagaagcgtctgatagctcatttacatcatttgagtcaattggaggtgtacctgtggatgtatttcaaggcctaccttcaaactctgtgctctttgcttgacataatgggaaaatcaaaagaaatcagccaagacctcagaaaaataattgtagacctccacaagtctggttcatccttgggagcaatttccaaatgcctgaaggtaccacgttcatctgtacaaacaatagtatgcaagtataaacaccatgggaccacgcagctgtcataccgctcaggaaggtgacgcgctctgtcttctagagatgaacgtacgttggtgcgaaaagtgcaaatcaatcccagaacaacagcaaaagaccttgtgaagatgctggaggaaacgtttacaaaagtatctatatccacagttaaacaagtcctatatcgacataacctgaaaggccgctcagcaaggaagaagccactgctccaaaaccgccataaaaaagccagactacagtttgcaactgcacatggggacaaagatcgtactttttagagaaatttcctctggtctgatgaaacaaaaatataactgtttggccataatgaccatctttatgtttggaggaagaagggggaggcttgcaagccgaagaacaccatcccaaccgtgaagcacgggggtggcagcattgtgttgtgggggtgctttgctgcaggagggactggtgctcttcacaaaatagattgcatcatgaggaaagaaaattatgtggatacattgatgcaacatctcaagacatcagtcaggaagttaaagcttggtcgcaaatgggtcttccaaatggacaatgaccccaagcatacttccaaagttgtggcaaaatggcttgaggacaacaaagtcaaggtattggagtggccatcacaaagccctgacctcaatcctaaagaagatttgtgtgcagaactgaaaaagtgtgtacgagcaaggaggccttcaaacctgactcagttacaccagctctgtcaggaggaatgtgccaaaattcacccaacttattgtgggaagcttgtggaaggctacctgaaacatttgacccaagtgaatCATTTTAAAGACAAttctaccaaatgctaattgacggtatgtcaacttctgacccactgggaatgtgatgaaaggaataaaagctgaaataaatcattctctctactattattctaccatgtcacattcttaaaataatgtggtgatcctaactgacctaagactgggactttttactaggattaaatgtcaggaattgtgaaaaaccgagtttaaatatatttggctaaggtgtactgtatgtaaacttctgacttcagctaTATCTTCCTTGACAGTTCTACTCACTGGCTTTGTGCATTTCACCAATGAGTGACAGATGAGAGACAGAAGGACCCTGCACCTCTTCAGACTTTATAGGCCTAGCAACCATTTGGTAAATAGTAGTTCATTTCAACCTGGCATATACTTCACTGGAGAGTGCGAATGGTTTTAGGGAAATGAGTGATTGTGGTTTTATGTTGTTTCCTGTGCCTATTTGGTTATGCTAGGGGCATACATCATGTTTCCAATGTTTACCTACtacttttaaatgtatttagcgcAATGTCAGCGTGTATGTGTACACTATGTGTAATTTTGGACGGGTACTCACAGTGTCGCTGTTCACTAGCGGAGGTACAGTATATGTAGCTCTTCACCCATTGCTGTTTTCATTGACAAAGCTCTGATGCCGTTTCACTGCAGATAACAGTTGAGGTAGATGCACATATTCTTTGTTGATAATATAGGGAATTTTCATGGTTTTGTCGAATAATTTTTAATTACATCGATCTGTCTAACTGTTAGGTGGTTATTTGACGTTTTTAATCTAAGGATGGGAAACAAAGGATTTTCGGTGACAGGCCTGGTCTGCAGCGTTGCTTTCTTTCTTCTACCGCTGCACTCCGCATATGGAGACGTGAGCTATTCTTTTCCGGAGGAGATGAAACGCGGATCTGTTATTGGAAATATAGCCAAGGACCTCGGGCTGGAGGCGAGCAGACTATCCGCTCGTAAGGCCCGTATTGATAGCGAAGGGAACCGCAAACGGTATTGTGACATTAATCTGAGTAACGGAGATTTAAATGCTGCCGAAAGGTTTGACAGAGATGGGCTTTGTGGCAAGAAGGCTTCGTGCGTTTTAAACCAGGAACTTATATTGGAGAATCCTTTGGAGCTTCATCGCATTACTCTTCATGTTCAAGATATTAATGACAATTCGCCACAATTTAATGATGACATGATAGATATAGAGATAAGGGAATCCGCGGAGAAAGGTTCTCGTTTTTTATTAGGAGAGGCTCATGACGCGGACATAGGGAAGAACTCAGTTCAAATATACACTCTAGAAAATAATGACAAATTTGTGTTGTCCGTTGAGAGTAACAATGTTGAGCTTGTTCTAGATGAAAAGCTTGACCGTGAAGTACAGCAGGATATTAAATTATTGCTTACAGCGATGGACGGAGGCTCTCCGAAGAGATCAGGTACTGTAGTCATACATGTCACTGTACTGGATGCTAATGATAACGCCCCAGTGTTTAACCAGGCCGTCTATAAAGCCAGTCTGCCTGAAAACTCTGCTTTAGatactgtagctgttacagtgagTGCTGCGGATGCAGATGAGGGAGTTAATGGAGAGGTGACATATGATTTCGATCACATTTCAGATGATGATAAAAAAGTATTTTCTATAGACCGTAAGGGAGGAATAATTAAAGTTATCGGTTCTGTTGACTTTGAAGAGGTTCCGTCCTTTGAGCTGCGCGTGAAAGCGAAGGACGGTTTAGGTTTAGCATCATATGCCAAAGTGATAATAGAAATTACTGATGTTAATGACAACGCTCCTGTGATATATCTCAAATCTCTGAATAGCCCCATACCTGAGAACGCGTCACCTGGTACAGAGGTGGGCATCATTAACGTGCAGGATAGAGACTCTGAGAATAACCGACAGGTCCGCTGCTCCATTCTGCAAAACGTTCCCTTTAAACTGGTGCCATCCATCAAAAACTACTATTCTCTGGTGACCACGGGCGAACTGGACCGGGAACTAGTGTCTGATTACAACATTACAATCACTGCCACCGACGAGGGCTCtccacctctgtcctcctctaaAAGTGTTCAGTTATCTGTAGCTGACGTCAACGACAACCCACCTGTGTTTGAGGAACAGTCCTATAAAGCCCACGTGACTGAAAATAACAAACCCGGTAACTCCGTGTGTTCCGTTACTGCACGGGACCCAGACTGGAGACAGAACGGCACAGTGATTTATTCTCTCTTACCTGGTGAGGTGAACGGTGTCCCGGTGTCCTCGTTTTTATCCGTTAATGGAGACACGGGGGTGATCCACGCTGTGAGGTCGTTTGATTATGAACAGTTCAGGAGTTTTAAAGTCCACGTGGTGGCCAGAGACAACGGTTCTCCTCCGCTCAGCAGCAACGTCACAGTTAGTGTGTTCATAACGGATGTGAATGACAACTCTCCTCAGATACTGTACCCCGCCCCGGAGGGGATCTCCTTCATGACCGAGCTGGTCCCCAAAGCTGCGCACGGGGGCTCTCTGGTTTCAAAGGTGATAGCTGTGGACGCAGACTCCGGTCAGAACGCCTGGCTATCCTATCACATACTCAAATCCACAGATCCGGGACTTTTCACTATTGGTCTCCACAGTGGAGAGATCAGGACACAGCGGGACATTTCTGAATCTGACAGCATGAAACAGAACCTCATTGTGTCAGTGAAAGATAACGGACAGCCCTCGCTCTCTGCCACCTGTACCATGTATTTAGTGATTTCTGATAACTTGGCTGAAGTGCCAGAACTGAAAGATATCTCGTATGATGAGAGCAATTCCAAACTCACCTCTTATCTGATCATCGCGCTGGTGTCtgtctccacctttttcctcaCCTTCATTATTGTCATCCTGGCCGTAAGGTTTTGCCGCAGGAGAAAGCCTAGACTGTTGTTTGACGGAGCGGTCGCCATCCCCAGTGCGTATCTCCCTCCCAACTACGCAGAGGTGGATGGCGCAGGAACTGTCCGCAGTACTTACAATTATGACGCATACCTGACGACGGGTTCGCGAACAAGTGACTTCAAGTTCCTCACATCGTACAACGAAAACACACTGCCCGCGGACCAGACTCTGAGAAAAACTCCAACCGACTTTTCTGAAGATCCTGACGACTCGGAAGAGTCCCCAGAGGTAGGCTTTTAATGCAAATAATAACATAACGGAATTGTTTTTTTTAGTCTTATATGATAGGTTGGGGCTATGTTATTTAAAAATTGCAGCTAATCTGCTTTGtgtaatatttttgttgttgttggagaaACCACTTTTCGTCGTTAACCCAGCTTGTCTATTAAGGAAATTATTTATACTTCAGTTTCATTCAATTTGAAATGTTTTAGATTATTATTTCAGTCCCGTCGCAATTTAATTGCAAAATCCCGAGGTGCGATTATATGTGGTTTGCTAGAGTTGTAACATCGTATATGCTCTTTTTGTAATTGATAGAATCGGTGGATTTTTCAGATAATAGACTTCAGTCGCTTCTCGGTTTTCTGATTAGGGTTGTACTGACAATGAATTGCTATTGTGTGTTTTGCACTGGAGGAGTGAAAACCTGTTTGGAAAGAGGCTCGAAAATAGAACTACCGTATTTTGAGAGATAATAATTTATTAGACATTTTACAGGATGAAATCTCTTGAGATGCACCTTCTCGGTTTAAAGAATGTCCAAATAAAAAAacgaccccccccccaaaaaaaaaaaacaacaatactTATAATATGGCAACTACGGTCTAATAATGCTAACAATtagatacaaataataataaaaggtCAATTCTGAGCATAAAAAAAGTTGTTATACACCTACTAATGGGCCTCcaacaaatacaaataaatgatgCAACTAATAACACTAAGTTGGCTGCCTATAATATATACATAATTACAAATATCGTCACGTGTTGACGTTTCTCCTAGTTAAAAACACAAACAGTTTGTTCTTAACATTGGAACAAGGGCTATCTTAACTTCACTGTGTGATTTTAATGCCCTGATTTCTATAAGTAAATGATTCCAGCCAGTTgggcatttgtatttattagtaACAGAGTGAGGGGAGAAACGTCGTGAGACCGTCTGAAGAGCAACGAGAGCCCTCGCACTgtcactgtccatggtgctgaaatgtcTAAAATCCTATTTAAACCAGTTGGCTTTAATATTGATCGCTGTTTGACCTTCATATTCTTATTCCTTCCTCTGCTATGTTTTTTTCTATAGCAGTTATGAGTTTGCTCTGGCTGAGAACCAGCATCGGATATATTGCATTGTTGCCTCTCTTGCAGATGTGTTGTATTTTATATTCATAGTATACCTGATCTTAACTGATGAAAAAAGAGTG contains:
- the LOC112242181 gene encoding protocadherin gamma-A10-like isoform X20, with product MGNKGFSVTGLVCSVAFFLLPLHSAYGDVSYSFPEEMKRGSVIGNIAKDLGLEASRLSARKARIDSEGNRKRYCDINLSNGDLNAAERFDRDGLCGKKASCVLNQELILENPLELHRITLHVQDINDNSPQFNDDMIDIEIRESAEKGSRFLLGEAHDADIGKNSVQIYTLENNDKFVLSVESNNVELVLDEKLDREVQQDIKLLLTAMDGGSPKRSGTVVIHVTVLDANDNAPVFNQAVYKASLPENSALDTVAVTVSAADADEGVNGEVTYDFDHISDDDKKVFSIDRKGGIIKVIGSVDFEEVPSFELRVKAKDGLGLASYAKVIIEITDVNDNAPVIYLKSLNSPIPENASPGTEVGIINVQDRDSENNRQVRCSILQNVPFKLVPSIKNYYSLVTTGELDRELVSDYNITITATDEGSPPLSSSKSVQLSVADVNDNPPVFEEQSYKAHVTENNKPGNSVCSVTARDPDWRQNGTVIYSLLPGEVNGVPVSSFLSVNGDTGVIHAVRSFDYEQFRSFKVHVVARDNGSPPLSSNVTVSVFITDVNDNSPQILYPAPEGISFMTELVPKAAHGGSLVSKVIAVDADSGQNAWLSYHILKSTDPGLFTIGLHSGEIRTQRDISESDSMKQNLIVSVKDNGQPSLSATCTMYLVISDNLAEVPELKDISYDESNSKLTSYLIIALVSVSTFFLTFIIVILAVRFCRRRKPRLLFDGAVAIPSAYLPPNYAEVDGAGTVRSTYNYDAYLTTGSRTSDFKFLTSYNENTLPADQTLRKTPTDFSEDPDDSEESPEQKPPNADWRFTQGQRPGPSGAGGPPEMAMGTGPWPNPPTEAEQLQALMAAANEVSEATATLGPGTMGLSTRYSPQFTLQHVPDYRQNVYIPGSTATLTSNPQQQQQQMLMQQQMAAQQQALQAQPSEASAQPEPPKAAQTPASKKKSTKKEKK